The proteins below come from a single Eucalyptus grandis isolate ANBG69807.140 chromosome 3, ASM1654582v1, whole genome shotgun sequence genomic window:
- the LOC104440356 gene encoding disease resistance protein RUN1-like has translation MKDEGADSRTASSSGSDCPKGFNYDVFLSFRGPDTRDGFADRLHESLTYSGFRGFMDDKEIRQDEEIGWKILQAIEDSKICIPIFSTRYASSRWCLRELAHMMECAYSDSSGGPTGHEMLPIFYNVEPSDLKLETKLYGDALRKHEKEQGRHVVKPWKEALREVAKIKGWKVKGQRLGKVIQDIKQEFSSRMITRERNGHDDLVGLTDRVEDLKKLLDPTCADIRVVVIYSMGRIGKTTLANVVYNELSPLFQGRCFLRDVQESSSQFDGIVKLQKKLLWDLFNLTRPKTFDIDEGVNMIKHRLPNKRVLIVLDDVDDGDQLMQLAAKPDWFCPRSRIIITTRDTSVIPTTKVEGLEESVLTQPIKISPYEMKELHYDHALQHFSKHAFSTDSHLRDFEDLSRKVVATTRGLPLALEGTDNVVALALLGSRHNFNHEDFVDLSKIRFLELDGGNFTGDFENMFPKLRWLCWRHCPSKLQANNFLLKSLVILKLSSNIIIDEWSRWVQIMMGSQLKVLNLKGSKFLTRTPDFIGCLNLERLIIRDCENLNEIDGSIRNLEQIKCLKIKWCPHLKDLPEEIGCLSSLRELILIQCQYVRNLPPWVGNLKVLSRLVMEGLGLDRLPQEISELVDLKYLSLMNCTGLEELPFTIGMLKSLAELDLSGTSIVAVKINTCAIRFKLEKNIGRFTSYMSAQRPESYADIMSKGELGSSLRLSEYSIDLLMKCEIIQTEYEVNLHYLPSCIRQISVPTIFHAPKTRLASPEIVHEDDPLGMTIILSPDSFGEVENLIPSLASMLDRMRATSFYFVGNLKVR, from the exons ATGAAGGATGAAGGGGCCGACTCAAGAACAGCCAGTAGTAGTGGAAGTGATTGTCCAAAAGGCTTCAACTACgacgtgttcttgagttttcgaGGTCCCGATACTCGGGATGGATTTGCAGATCGCCTCCACGAGTCCCTGACCTATTCAGGGTTCCGGGGTTTTATGGACGACAAAGAAATCCGACAGGACGAGGAGATTGGGTGGAAGATTCTGCAAGCAATAGAGGACTCCAAGATCTGCATACCCATCTTTTCCACCAGATATGCTTCGAGTAGATGGTGCCTCCGCGAGCTCGCACACATGATGGAGTGTGCATATTCAGATTCTTCTGGAGGACCAACAGGGCATGAGATGCTTCCAATATTCTACAACGTGGAACCCTCGGATCTTAAGCTCGAAACAAAACTGTACGGAGACGCTTTAAGAAAGCATGAGAAGGAACAAGGCCGGCATGTAGTGAAGCCTTGGAAGGAGGCTTTAAGAGAGGTTGCTAAAATCAAAGGATGGAAGGTTAAAGGCCAACG CCTCGGCAAAGTCATTCAAGATAtcaagcaagagttttctagtAGGATGATAACACGAGAGAGAAATGGTCATGATGATTTGGTTGGATTAACGGACAGAGTAGAAGACCTTAAGAAGTTGTTAGATCCCACTTGTGCTGATATCCGAGTTGTCGTAATTTACAGCATGGGTCGCATCGgaaagacaactcttgccaacGTAGTCTATAATGAACTCTCTCCTCTATTTCAAGGTCGGTGCTTTCTTCGTGATGTTCAAGAATCATCATCCCAATTCGATGGCATtgtaaaattgcaaaagaaattactgTGGGACCTTTTCAACCTCACACGTCCAAAGACCTTTGACATAGACGAAGGAGTAAATATGATAAAACATAGACTACCTAACAAAAGAGTCTTGATCGTTCTCgatgatgtggatgatggtGATCAACTCATGCAATTGGCAGCAAAACCCGATTGGTTTTGTCCAAGAAGTAGGATCATTATTACGACCAGAGACACTAGTGTAATACCTACAACCAAGGTGGAAGGGTTAGAAGAAAGTGTCTTAACGCAGCCCATAAAGATTTCCCCTTATGAAATGAAGGAGTTACATTATGATCATGCTCTACAACATTTTAGCAAGCATGCCTTTAGCACAGATTCACATTTGCGTGATTTTGAAGATCTTTCAAGAAAAGTTGTAGCTACAACCAGAGGACTCCCTTTGGCTCTAGAG GGAACTGATAATGTAGTAGCGCTTGCACTATTGGGATCTAGACACAACTTTAATCATGAAGACTTCGTAGATCTTTCGAAAATAAGGTTCCTTGAATTGGACGGCGGAAACTTCACTGGAGATTTTGAGAATATGTTTCCAAAGTTAAGATGGCTTTGTTGGCGCCACTGCCCTTCAAAACTTCAGGCAAACAACTTTTTGCTGAAGAGCCTAGTTATTCTCAAGCTTTCGAGTAATATTATCATAGACGAATGGAGCAGATGGGTCCAAATCATG ATGGGAAGTCAACTGAAGGTATTAAATCTCAAAGGTAGCAAATTTCTAACTAGAACACCAGACTTCATTGGATGCTTGAATTTAGAAAGATTGATTATCAGAGATTGTGAgaatttgaatgaaattgatggcTCAATTAGAAACTTGGAGCAAATCAAGTGCTTGAAGATCAAATGGTGTCCTCATCTAAAAGATTTGCCCGAGGAAATTGGTTGTCTATCTTCCCTGAGAGAGCTCATCTTAATTCAGTGCCAATATGTTCGTAATTTGCCACCTTGGGTTGGTAATCTTAAAGTTCTGTCAAGGCTAGTGATGGAAGGTCTAGGACTTGATAGACTTCCTCAGGAAATATCAGAGCTAGTGGATCTTAAGTACTTGTCTTTAATGAATTGCACAGGGCTAGAAGAGCTTCCATTCACGATAGGAATGTTGAAATCATTGGCAGAGTTGGATTTGTCCGGCACATCGATTGTAGCGGTAAAGATTAACACTTGTGCCATAAGATTCAAACTGGAAAAGAACATTGGAAGATTCACCAGTTATATGAGTGCTCAAAGACCAGAATCATATGCCGACATTATGAGCAAGGGGGAGCTTGGATCTTCTTTGAGACTCTCCGAATATTCTATTGACTTGCTTATGAAGTGCGAGATAATTCAAACAGAGTACGAGGTTAATCTCCACTATTTGCCAAGTTGCATCAGACAGATCTCTGTCCCAACAATATTTCATGCTCCAAAGACAAGACTTGCATCACCAGAGATTGTTCATGAGGACGATCCTCTTGGCATGACGATCATTCTATCACCCGACTCATTTGGAGAAGTTGAAAATCTGATTCCCAGCCTTGCTTCCATGTTGGACAGAATGAGGGCAACGAGTTTTTATTTTGTAGGCAACTTAAAAGTTCGTTGA